Genomic segment of Pseudomonadota bacterium:
CCTATTTTAGCGCCATGAGAATTCGTTATAACGCACCGGTTACTTTAACCCTGGCCCTTTTCTGCGGCCTTGCCATGGCTGCCCACCAACTTACCGGAGGAGCGACAACCGCGACCTTTTTCACCGCCTACCCCGGCCTGCAAGGCCCGATCCCCCTACATTACATCCAGTTTTTCACTTACATTCTGGGACACGGCAGTTTTCCCCACCTGAGCGCCAACCTTTCCCTGCTGCTGCTGATCGGACCCCTCAACGAGGAAAAATTCGGCTCCGCCCTGCTACTGGAAATGATCCTGGTCACAGCCCTGCTGACCGCCCTGCTAAACGCCGTTTTTTTCAATACCGGCCTGCTCGGAGCCAGCGGCATTGTCTTCATGCTCATTCTCCTGAGTTCCTGTGCCAACATTCGGGCCGGCGAAATCCCGCTGACCCTGATCCTGGTCGCCCTGCTCTATCTCGGCAACGAACTCCACGGCAGCTTCGGCAAGGACAACATTTCCCAGTTCGCGCATCTGACGGGCGGCGTTGTCGGCGCCTTTTACGGCCTGATCCGGGGCCACCGGCGCTAAACCGAGAAACGGACCCACCCGCGAATTTCCCGCAACCTTTTTCGGAATGATGACGGAGAAAAAACATGTCTGAAAAAAAAATATTTGTCCTCGACACCAATGTGATCCTGCATGACAGTTCCTCGCTCCAGCACTTCGCCGACAACGACATCATCATTCCGATAACCGTACTTGAAGAGCTCGACAGCTTCAAGCGCGGCAACGAAATCATCAATTACCATGCCCGTGAATTTGTCCGCACCCTGGACGAGCTCTGCGGCGACACGATCTTTGATCACGGGGTCTCGCTCGGACCCGGCCGGGGCAATATCAGCATTCGCCTTGACGAAGAACTGGCCCCGGAAATCAGCACCAGCTTCAGCCCCGCCAAGAAGGACCACCATATTCTCAATCTCGCCTTCATCATCAGCCGGCAGCATCCGGAACGAAAAGTCGTTCTCGTGACCAAGGACGTCAACCTGCGCATGAAGGCCAAGGCGGTCGGCGTCCTGGCCGAGGATTACACCAGTGACCATATCAAGGATATCAAAACCCTTTATACCGGCACCCGGACCGTCGCCGGCGTAAGCGATGAACTTATCGACCGCGTCTACGGCGACACCGCCCCCTTGGGTCCGAATGACCTGCCTTTGGAAAACCCCCTGCGGCCTAACGAATATATCATTCTGCGCTCAACCGGCAAATCGGCCCTGGCCGCTTATGACGCCGACAGCGGCCTGCTGCGCCGCGTTGAAAAAAGAAGCGTCTCCGCGATCATGCCGCGCAACGCCGAGCAGATTTTCGCCTTCGACGCCCTGCTCAACCCCAAGGTTCCCCTGGTCACCATCTCAGGCAAGGCCGGCACCGGCAAAACCCTGCTGGCCCTGGCCGCCGGCCTGGAACAACGCAGCCTCTACCGGCAGATCTATCTGGCTCGACCGATCGTCCCCTTGAGCAACAAGGACATCGGCTATCTGCCCGGCGATATCAGCTCCAAAATTTCGCCCTACACCCAACCCCTGTTTGACAATCTCGGCGTCATTCAGGCCCAGAATCGCGAAGGCAAGAACGCCCCCCATTTCCGCGATCTGCTGGAGGAGGAAAAGCTGGTAATTTCCGCGCTTTCCTATATTCGCGGTCGCAGCCTGGTAAAGATTTTCTTCATTGTCGACGAAGCCCAGAACCTGACCCCGCATGAGGTCAAGACCATTATCACCCGGGCCGGCGAGAACACCAAAATTGTCTTTACCGGTGATATCTTTCAGATCGACCACCCCTATCTCGACAGCCATTCCAACGGCTTAAGCCATATCATCGCCAAGATGCAGGGAGAAAAGCTCTACGCCCATATCAATCTGGAAAAAGGTGAACGCTCGCAACTGGCGGAACTGGCCAGCAACCTGCTTTAGAAGCGAGACCTTCGCGCAGCCGCCGGACCGGCGCGGACTGCGGGCGCCGGCGTTACATCGCTATTTATAAATTTACCTGGAAGCGGAAACCAGGAGACAACCTGTAAAGCACGAAAAGGAGATAATCATGGCGGAAACGGTTGACGAGATAACCCTGAACTACGAGGAGGACGGCCAGCAGCTGGTCAAGGAACTTGACAAGGAGATTCTGACTCGTGGAGCCTGGACGACAATTCTTTTCCGTTATCGGCAATGGGATAAAAAAACCGAGGCCTTCGGCAAGGACCTTTTCACGATCAGGCGCTACCGTAAGGTTCAGGGCAACTATCTGCCCCAATCAAAATTCAATATTTCAAACCGGGAGCAGGCGGCCAAGATTGTCGCGGTTCTCGAAAAATGGCTGGCGGCCCAGAAAGGGTAAGGGCCCCGAAACTAATGCGGGAATAAACCCCGCAAACCAAGAGGCCTTGTCGGCCCGCAAACAAGTACTTTCATCAGATCATTTTCTTGTTTTTTCAAACCGAAAATAATCTGTGCGGCACTAAAAAACAACCGTTTCAGTCAATAACCAAAACGACAGGAGAAAACAAACATGGCGGCAATAAAAATTTTACTATGGAGCGGAGTTTTTCTTTTTTCAGCCCTGGGCCTGGGCGCGGCGGCGACCACGAGCGCAACCGACACGAGCCCCTATCCCCTGGTAATCATGGAAACCAGCCTGGGAACCATGGAAATAGAGCTTTATCCGGACAAGGCGCCGATCAGCGTACAGAATTTCCTCGACTATGTCGATGCCGGTTTTTATGACAACACCATTTTCCATCGCGTCATTCCCGGCTTCGTGATTCAAGGCGGCGGTTTTGATCAGGAAATGAACAAAAAGGAAACCCGGGCACCGATCATAAATGAAGCCGACAACGGTCTGCGCAACCTACGGGCTACCCTTTCCATGGCTCGCACTCCGCAGATCAACAGCGCCACCAGCCAGTTTTTCATCAACCTCAAGAATAACAGCGCCCTTGATCACGGGAGCCGGGATTTCGGTTACGCCGTTTTTGCCAAGGTAGTCAAGGGCGTCAGCGTGATTGATCAGATTGCCGGGGTTAAAACCACCACCAGGGGATCGTATCAGGATGTTCCGGAGGCAGCGGTGCTGATTATTTCAGCCCGCCGGGCGCAGACCGCAAGTCCGGGCAAATAGCTGACCCGGACGACCGGATCAATGTTGAGATTCCCGGCCACCTAGACAAGCGTTCCGTGCGCGGGGGATGCTCCCGGCACGGATTTAACGCCGCCAGAAAGTGGGCATGAAAAGCACGACCACGGTATAAAGCTCCAGACGGCCGGCAAGCATGGCAAAACTCAGAACCCATTTGATGGCATTGGGAAAATGAGCATAGTTGTCGGTCGGTCCGACCAGGCCGAAACCGGGTCCGATATTACCAAGCGTGGCCAGCGCCGCCGAAAGTGAACTGAGCAGATCAATTCCGGACAGGCTGACGACAAAGGTCACCAGCAGAAGCATGGCGATATACAGAAAAAAGAAGCCTGAAATCGCATAGACGATGTTCTTACGCACAACCTTGCCGGAAAAACGCAAGGGAAAGACCGCCTTGGGATGAATCAAGAATTTCATCTCATTGACCGCCTGTTTGAAAAGCGTGACAATCCGGATCACCTTGACGCCGCCGCCGGTGGAACCGGAACAGCCCCCGACAAACATCAGCAGCAACATAATCGCCTGGGCCATGTAAGGCCAGCTTTCGTAGTCCGCGCTCGCAAAGCCGGTGGTGGTCAGAATCGAGGCCACCTGAAAAGCGGCAAAACGCAAGGACTCGATCGGACTTCGATAGACCTGGTTAAAGTAAAGCCCACCGGCGACCAGCAGACTGGCGCCGACAAAAATCAGGCCATAGGCTTTCAGCTCGGTATTGCGCAAGAGGCTGCGGAAATCACCGGTCAGCAGCCGGAAATGCAGGACAAAATTCATTCCCGCCGCCACCATGAACAACGTGATCACCCAGTCGATATAAG
This window contains:
- a CDS encoding PhoH family protein, giving the protein MSEKKIFVLDTNVILHDSSSLQHFADNDIIIPITVLEELDSFKRGNEIINYHAREFVRTLDELCGDTIFDHGVSLGPGRGNISIRLDEELAPEISTSFSPAKKDHHILNLAFIISRQHPERKVVLVTKDVNLRMKAKAVGVLAEDYTSDHIKDIKTLYTGTRTVAGVSDELIDRVYGDTAPLGPNDLPLENPLRPNEYIILRSTGKSALAAYDADSGLLRRVEKRSVSAIMPRNAEQIFAFDALLNPKVPLVTISGKAGTGKTLLALAAGLEQRSLYRQIYLARPIVPLSNKDIGYLPGDISSKISPYTQPLFDNLGVIQAQNREGKNAPHFRDLLEEEKLVISALSYIRGRSLVKIFFIVDEAQNLTPHEVKTIITRAGENTKIVFTGDIFQIDHPYLDSHSNGLSHIIAKMQGEKLYAHINLEKGERSQLAELASNLL
- a CDS encoding peptidylprolyl isomerase A; translated protein: MAAIKILLWSGVFLFSALGLGAAATTSATDTSPYPLVIMETSLGTMEIELYPDKAPISVQNFLDYVDAGFYDNTIFHRVIPGFVIQGGGFDQEMNKKETRAPIINEADNGLRNLRATLSMARTPQINSATSQFFINLKNNSALDHGSRDFGYAVFAKVVKGVSVIDQIAGVKTTTRGSYQDVPEAAVLIISARRAQTASPGK
- a CDS encoding TrkH family potassium uptake protein; the protein is MHPLIILRIVCYLLLIVCAFMLTAVGMALFYREAAVIHSFAWPILTVAFGAVVFLWLTRASGRGQPSFKDGFLFVVGGWGAVALLGALPFYLSGSIPSFCDAYFETISGFTTTGASILKDIEALPRALLYWRSLTHWLGGMGIVVLTVAILPLLGVGGLQLVKAEAPGPTVDKITPRIAETAKYLWYIYLGLTVLQTLLLKFGGMDFFDALTHTFATLATGGFSTRNASVAYYDSAYIDWVITLFMVAAGMNFVLHFRLLTGDFRSLLRNTELKAYGLIFVGASLLVAGGLYFNQVYRSPIESLRFAAFQVASILTTTGFASADYESWPYMAQAIMLLLMFVGGCSGSTGGGVKVIRIVTLFKQAVNEMKFLIHPKAVFPLRFSGKVVRKNIVYAISGFFFLYIAMLLLVTFVVSLSGIDLLSSLSAALATLGNIGPGFGLVGPTDNYAHFPNAIKWVLSFAMLAGRLELYTVVVLFMPTFWRR
- a CDS encoding rhomboid family intramembrane serine protease; amino-acid sequence: MRIRYNAPVTLTLALFCGLAMAAHQLTGGATTATFFTAYPGLQGPIPLHYIQFFTYILGHGSFPHLSANLSLLLLIGPLNEEKFGSALLLEMILVTALLTALLNAVFFNTGLLGASGIVFMLILLSSCANIRAGEIPLTLILVALLYLGNELHGSFGKDNISQFAHLTGGVVGAFYGLIRGHRR